The following DNA comes from Deinococcus malanensis.
GTGATTGACGTCCTTGGCGTCCACAGCTGTGAAGCGCAGGCCATAAAGACTCGTGTCGGATTTGGTGGGGTTGTGCGCAGTAAAGCGCAGCACGAGGAGCTTCTCGTTGGGTTTTGGAACGACCATCTGGGTGCCAAGCATGACGCGGCTGGTGCTGTAGGCCGCGCTCAGCAGAGTGATGTTGATGGGCTGCTGCTTGCCGACCGTGAAGGTCTGACCCAGCCTGGCGTTCTGTCCGTCGAGTTGCGTGGTCCCCAGGACCACCGGCTTGGCGGGCTGTTTGGCAGGCGAATTGGCGGCGTAGGCGGTGGTGGCCAGGGCAAGGCTCAGGCCAGACAGAATGATGTGAGTCTTCATGAACTTACTTCCTCCTTACGGCTTCGGGGCCGCGGTGAACACAAGGTAGGAAGGGGTGCATGGCTGGCCAGTGTTGCCGCGTGATTCCATTGCCGGGCACACATGTCGTGGACCAGGCGCCGTCAGGAACTTACATCCAAGATCCTGCCCGCAGTGCGGAAGGCGCGGGCCCATATCGAGTGCCGACGCTCTCGACCCTCAGGCGCCCGGCAAGAGCACCGGAATCTTGCGTTGACAACTGGGGCCTGCCCCGTGTCATCCACCAGTCATGTTGCCCGCCGTACGGTGCTGGAGAGAAGAAGTTGACGGGAGCCGACGCGCCCGCAGTCCGGAGGACCCTATGAGCAAGAAGATGCAGTGCAGCGACGCCCCCCTTTCACCATCCGCCAGCCTGTTCCGCCCTGAAACCTGGAGGGTTGCGCTGCTCGTGGTGGGCGCCGGGCTGCTGAGTTCCGCAGGAGCACAGAGCAATTGCGATACCCCTGGCAACACCTTCGACGAGGTGTACTGCCTGAGCAAGGTGCTGGTTAAGGCAGACGACGAGCTGAACGCAGTGTACGGCAAGCTGCTCAAACGCCTGCCAGCAGCTGCCCAGGTGAACCTGCGCCAAACGCAGCGGTCGTGGCTGGCGCGGCGTGACTCAGAGTGCACCGGCCGGGACAGCAGACTGGGTGAGGTGATTTACACCGGATGTGCGGTGGATATGACGGTCCAGCGCGTCAACTTCCTCAACGCGCGTTACCGGGAATGTATGAGCAGTGGCTGTCAGCCTTCCAAGCTTCGTCGGTGAGGCTGCAAACAGGCCTGAAGAAGCGAGCCCATACCAAGATCACAGGTCTGCCCTGCCGACCCTCTCCGCCATCCAAGAGCGCCCCGCTCTGACCATTGCACGATTGGATGCTTTCTAAATCCTGAGCCCTGCTGTCGAGTGCCACGTCACTCCAAAGGAGACCCCATGAATCCCTACCTCGGCCGTTATGTCGACCACCACGCGTATGAAGCTCACCTGGCCCGCCAGCTCCACGATGCGGAAATCCGGCGTACCCTCCGCCGGCCCCCACCCCGCACGCGCCTCGCCACCGCCCTGCGTGACCTGGCCGCCCGTCTCGAATCCTGACGCCCTCCGCGTGGCGACAGGGCCCGGCGTATCGTTTACCGCCTCGCCGGGCCTTAACCGCACAGCTTTACCTTACTTCCGTCCACACCAAGCAGCGGTAAAATTCTTCAGTACCCTCCCTGGTTTACAGCCACTGATGCGAAGAAGCCGGAGGACATGAACACGCATCGGAGAAGCGTCCTGGTCGCCCTCACGCAGAGTGGTGATCAGGTATGGGGTGGTGTCACGACCGCCAGGCGCAGCTCGCGCCCAGAACCATACGGTTCCCCAGCCAGTTCGGCACGCCGCACCAGCCGTCTGTCATCGTTCCTGAAAGTCAGGGTAGATGGTTGGCGCGGCATGCCGCGTCATTTCCTTAACCCTACCCGGCTCGCCCTGCTCATGCTACCAGGCGGAAAATCTGGACGATGTCATGGCGAAGGGGGGATACACCCCCTGAGCTGGTCCGTCAGGAAGTACCTGTTGCTTCCATGCAGACAATCGGCCACCACTACGCAACTGTGGCCAGTCAGGACCCACTGCTTCAATCAGCTTAGCTGCCAGTTGGGGTTTGGTGCGGCAGGCGGAATCGCTGGTCTTGCGTGGGGAGTGACGCGCGGAGGTGTAGGGCCACCGGCATTCCCCTTTTTGTCCCGGCGCGCCCGGCGGCTGTCCAGCCGGACACCCAGATCAAGCCACCACAACCTCACGGTACCTCCACGGCTGCTCCGCACACGGGGAATGTCATCCGGGAGCCACGGCGCTGCATTTAGGCTGGCCTGGCCTGCGCGGGCGGACCGCGCAGGCCAGGAGAGACAACCATGACTGAACTTCAGGTGCCAAGCGGCCAGGCCATGCTGATAGGTGAATTCCAGGGCGAGGGTCGCCCGGTCGTGTTCCTACATGCGGGGGTCGCGGACCGCCGCATGTGGGACGCGACCATTCACGACCTTTCACGAACCCACCGCACGGTTACATATGACCGCCGCGGCTTCGGTCAGACCCTCCCGGCTGACGGATCATATGCCCCGGTCAGCGACCTGCTCGCGCTGCTTGACGCGGCTAGCGTCCGCAGCGCCACCCTGGTGGGCTGCTCGCAGGGTGGAAAAATTGCCATTGACTTCGCTCTCGCCCACCCGGACCGGGTCGATGGTCTCGTCCTCATTGCACCGGCGGTTGGAGGTGCGCCCGCGCCGGATATCTTCCCCGAGGCGGTTGAGGCTATCCTGGAGGAACTCGAGGAGGTTGAGACCTCAGGTGATATCGACCGGCTCAATCACCTGGAAGCGCGCATCTGGCTCGACGGGGTCCTTGGCCCGGAAGGACGCGTCACGGGTGAACGGCGCGACCTGTTCCTTCAGATGAATGGTGTGGCACTGCGCGTGGCGCCACGCGGTGAAGAACAGCCAGCGCCGCCAGCCTGGCCCCGGCTGGGTGAGCTGACGCAGCAGACCCTGATTGTCTGTGGGGATCTGGACTTCCCGCACGCCCAGGAGCGGTGCGCGCGGCTGCGTGCGCACCTGCCGCATGCTCAGCTCCAGGTGATGCGTGGGACAGCCCACCTACCCAGCTTTGAGGACCCGGCCGCCTTCGGGACCCTCCTTACCGCTTTCCTGTCCCAGCTGAACACGAATGGTTGAACGCTGAACAGGAGTTCTGCCGATTTTTCGGTTCTGCCGGCAGTTGCGGGCAAAGGGTCAGCTGGCAGCTAAGACGCGCTGAAGTAAGGGAACTGGCCAGCAAGAGGAGATCGGCCCCGTCTCCTCTAAGCATCAGTGCCTATCTATATTGACAAATGTCTATTTAGATGTACATTGATGTTATGAGTCCTGCGGTCCACCACGACGTCCTTCGCGCCCTCGCCGACCCGACACGCCAACAGATCCTCGAATTCCTCCTGCGCGTGGAGGAAGCCAGACGCCGCGGGGAATGCTTCGCCGGCACCATCAGCCAGGCCCTCGGCCTGAGCCAACCCACCATCAGTCACCACATGAAAGTCCTGGTCGACGCTGGCCTCGTCAGCGCCAAAAAGAAAGGCACCTCCGTTTACTACTGCCTGAGTCACCAGGGTTTTCAAGTTCTGCACGATCACCTCGCGCCGTACCTCCACGCCACCTCGGAGAGAAAGGAGACGACATGAA
Coding sequences within:
- a CDS encoding lysozyme inhibitor LprI family protein, encoding MSKKMQCSDAPLSPSASLFRPETWRVALLVVGAGLLSSAGAQSNCDTPGNTFDEVYCLSKVLVKADDELNAVYGKLLKRLPAAAQVNLRQTQRSWLARRDSECTGRDSRLGEVIYTGCAVDMTVQRVNFLNARYRECMSSGCQPSKLRR
- a CDS encoding alpha/beta fold hydrolase, whose amino-acid sequence is MTELQVPSGQAMLIGEFQGEGRPVVFLHAGVADRRMWDATIHDLSRTHRTVTYDRRGFGQTLPADGSYAPVSDLLALLDAASVRSATLVGCSQGGKIAIDFALAHPDRVDGLVLIAPAVGGAPAPDIFPEAVEAILEELEEVETSGDIDRLNHLEARIWLDGVLGPEGRVTGERRDLFLQMNGVALRVAPRGEEQPAPPAWPRLGELTQQTLIVCGDLDFPHAQERCARLRAHLPHAQLQVMRGTAHLPSFEDPAAFGTLLTAFLSQLNTNG
- a CDS encoding ArsR/SmtB family transcription factor, which gives rise to MSPAVHHDVLRALADPTRQQILEFLLRVEEARRRGECFAGTISQALGLSQPTISHHMKVLVDAGLVSAKKKGTSVYYCLSHQGFQVLHDHLAPYLHATSERKETT